A single region of the Solwaraspora sp. WMMD791 genome encodes:
- a CDS encoding L-lactate permease, translated as MYRPTLDPLADSLAWSALVAALPIVTLFLLLGVFRVRAWLAALGALAVALAVSILAYAMPTGQALLAASQGATFALFPLVWTFGTAIWIYRMTVTSGHFDVLRRSFARVSDDQRVQAMVIAFCFGSVLEGLAGQGTPVAITTVMLLALGFGPMKAATVALVANTVPAAFGPLGLPITTLAGVTDLPADQLGAMAGRQVPVVALVIPLLLVFMVDGRRGLRRTWHIAVICGLSFALAQFLTSNYFSVALADIVAGLVSAVVVAVTARRWSPRRTDDGAAAARDGGAAGVPDRRTATVVDQPDAPAEVWRAYAPYLVIVAIFGLSQVPVISGALNSVTVLFDWPGLHLLTVSGEPSSLPVFRFNWLSSTGTLLVAAGLITMAILRITPRAAIVAYGRTLASLRWAILTVCGLLALAFVMNGSGQTATLGTWMAGAGGLFALLSPVLGWLGVALTGSDTSSNSLFGALQVTAAQRAGLDPVLLAAANASGGVIGKMISLQNLTIAASAVGLSGREGDLFRRMFGWSVVLICAMALLVGLQATPVLSWMVP; from the coding sequence GTGTACCGGCCGACCCTGGACCCCCTGGCCGACTCGTTGGCGTGGAGCGCCCTCGTCGCCGCGCTGCCGATCGTCACGCTGTTTCTACTGCTCGGCGTGTTCCGGGTCCGAGCCTGGCTGGCCGCCCTGGGCGCGCTCGCCGTCGCCCTGGCGGTGTCGATCCTGGCGTACGCGATGCCGACCGGGCAGGCACTGCTGGCCGCCAGCCAGGGGGCGACCTTCGCGCTGTTCCCGCTGGTGTGGACGTTCGGCACCGCGATCTGGATCTACCGGATGACTGTGACGAGCGGGCACTTCGACGTGCTCCGGCGCTCGTTCGCCCGGGTCAGCGACGACCAGCGGGTGCAGGCGATGGTGATCGCGTTCTGCTTCGGCTCGGTCCTGGAAGGGCTGGCCGGGCAGGGCACTCCGGTCGCGATCACCACGGTGATGCTGCTGGCGTTGGGTTTCGGTCCGATGAAGGCGGCTACCGTCGCGCTGGTGGCCAACACCGTGCCGGCCGCGTTCGGGCCGCTCGGCCTGCCGATCACCACACTGGCCGGAGTCACCGACCTGCCGGCGGACCAGCTGGGCGCGATGGCAGGGCGTCAGGTGCCGGTCGTCGCGCTGGTCATTCCGCTGCTGCTCGTCTTCATGGTCGACGGTCGCCGAGGGCTGCGGCGGACCTGGCACATCGCCGTCATCTGCGGGCTGTCGTTCGCGCTGGCCCAGTTCCTCACCTCGAACTACTTCTCGGTGGCCCTCGCCGACATCGTCGCCGGCCTGGTCAGCGCCGTGGTCGTGGCCGTCACCGCACGCAGGTGGTCGCCCCGGCGTACCGACGACGGCGCGGCGGCGGCCCGCGACGGCGGCGCGGCGGGCGTGCCGGACCGCCGTACGGCGACCGTCGTCGACCAGCCGGACGCCCCGGCAGAGGTCTGGCGGGCGTACGCCCCGTACCTGGTGATCGTGGCGATCTTCGGTCTGTCGCAGGTGCCCGTGATCTCCGGCGCGCTCAACTCAGTCACCGTCCTGTTCGACTGGCCAGGTCTGCATCTGCTGACCGTCTCCGGCGAACCGTCGTCGTTGCCGGTCTTCCGGTTCAACTGGCTCTCCTCGACCGGCACCCTGCTGGTCGCCGCCGGCCTGATCACGATGGCGATCCTGCGGATCACCCCGCGCGCCGCGATCGTCGCGTACGGCCGGACGCTGGCGTCGCTGCGGTGGGCGATCCTCACCGTCTGCGGGCTGCTGGCGTTGGCGTTCGTGATGAACGGCAGCGGGCAGACCGCCACCCTGGGCACCTGGATGGCCGGCGCCGGCGGCCTGTTCGCCCTGCTCTCACCGGTCCTCGGCTGGCTGGGGGTGGCGCTCACCGGCTCGGACACCTCGTCCAACTCGCTGTTCGGCGCGCTGCAGGTCACGGCCGCGCAGCGCGCCGGCCTGGACCCAGTGCTGCTCGCCGCCGCCAATGCCTCCGGCGGCGTGATCGGGAAGATGATCTCGTTGCAGAACCTGACGATCGCGGCGAGTGCGGTCGGGCTCAGCGGCCGGGAAGGCGATCTGTTCCGCCGGATGTTCGGCTGGAGCGTGGTGCTGATCTGCGCGATGGCGCTGCTGGTCGGCCTGCAGGCGACCCCGGTGCTGAGCTGGATGGTGCCCTGA
- a CDS encoding MOSC domain-containing protein, protein MEQARAHTMAPRQLSTAELTAGLAEVARSPRDAGTLDLVVRRPAVDEREVLAEGTLDVTAGLVGDCWAQRGSTATEDGSAHPGRQLTVMNSRFVRLIAGDDPQDWALAGDQLFADLDLHTDALPPGTRLAVGDEAVVEVTAEPHNGCAKFAHRYGRDAHKLVWSEDGRQARLRGLYARVVVAGVIRPGDPIRVLGPADADQP, encoded by the coding sequence ATGGAGCAGGCCAGGGCACACACCATGGCACCCCGCCAGCTGTCCACCGCCGAGCTGACCGCCGGCCTCGCCGAGGTGGCCCGTTCCCCCCGCGACGCCGGCACCCTGGACCTGGTGGTCCGCCGGCCGGCCGTCGACGAGCGGGAGGTGCTCGCCGAGGGCACGCTCGATGTCACCGCCGGCCTGGTCGGCGACTGCTGGGCACAGCGAGGCAGTACGGCGACCGAGGACGGGTCGGCCCACCCGGGCCGGCAACTCACCGTCATGAACTCCCGCTTCGTCCGGCTGATCGCCGGTGACGACCCGCAGGACTGGGCGCTGGCGGGCGACCAGCTCTTCGCCGACCTCGACCTGCACACCGACGCGCTGCCACCCGGCACCCGACTGGCGGTGGGCGACGAGGCGGTCGTCGAGGTGACGGCCGAGCCGCACAACGGTTGCGCGAAGTTCGCCCACCGCTACGGGCGGGACGCGCACAAGCTGGTCTGGAGCGAGGATGGTCGTCAGGCCCGGCTGCGTGGCCTCTACGCACGGGTCGTCGTCGCCGGCGTCATCCGGCCGGGCGACCCGATCCGGGTGCTCGGCCCGGCCGACGCCGACCAGCCCTGA
- a CDS encoding redoxin domain-containing protein → MDVRHRVAALVAVGALTLTGCGDAAGDAPTTSDDPSPAAAAPATSGTADGPTTSQEPAAESHDFTARTLDGTTFDGRSLAGKPAVLWFWAPWCTTCLGQADRVNALAADYGDRATVLGVAGLDGEPAMRDFVQLAKLAGFAQLSDEQGVVWKKFGITAQSTFVVLDAAGEVVDRGHVDVDELPGTLDRLLAD, encoded by the coding sequence ATGGACGTACGGCACCGGGTCGCCGCCCTCGTCGCGGTCGGCGCGCTGACGCTGACCGGTTGCGGCGACGCGGCCGGCGACGCCCCGACGACGTCGGACGACCCGTCGCCGGCCGCCGCCGCGCCCGCCACCAGCGGTACGGCGGACGGCCCGACGACGTCGCAGGAGCCGGCCGCCGAGAGCCACGACTTCACCGCGCGGACCCTTGACGGCACGACGTTCGACGGACGCAGCCTGGCCGGTAAACCGGCGGTCCTGTGGTTCTGGGCACCCTGGTGCACCACCTGCCTCGGGCAGGCCGACCGGGTCAACGCCCTCGCCGCCGACTACGGCGACCGCGCCACCGTGCTCGGTGTCGCCGGGCTCGACGGCGAACCGGCGATGCGCGACTTCGTCCAGCTGGCGAAGCTGGCCGGGTTCGCGCAGCTCTCCGACGAGCAGGGCGTCGTGTGGAAGAAGTTCGGCATCACCGCCCAGAGCACCTTCGTGGTCCTCGACGCCGCCGGTGAGGTCGTCGACCGGGGTCATGTCGACGTCGACGAACTGCCGGGCACCCTCGACCGACTGCTGGCGGACTGA
- a CDS encoding cytochrome c biogenesis protein CcdA, producing MTDAPLALALAAGMLAAVNPCGFALLPAYLSFLVVGDGRAGTGRDAAIGRALAATAAMTIGFVAVFGVFGLVVAPVAGAVQRQLPWLTIGMGALLVVLGVMVLLGRQLPGLGAVVSRAPGSGTSTLSMVVFGMAYAGASLSCTIAPFLAIVVTSLRAGSVTSGVALFVTYAAGMGLTVAVAAVAVALARDGLLRRLRRAGPLLSRVGGALLVAAGGYVAWYGWYEIRVLGGADPGDPVIDSAAVVQRWLADLLDRAGPVTLAGVLVLLLVVSGLGWRAKRRKR from the coding sequence GTGACCGACGCGCCGCTGGCCCTGGCTCTGGCGGCGGGGATGCTCGCGGCGGTCAACCCGTGCGGGTTCGCGCTGCTGCCGGCGTACCTGTCGTTTCTCGTCGTCGGTGACGGCAGGGCCGGCACCGGCCGGGACGCCGCCATCGGTCGGGCCCTGGCCGCGACCGCCGCGATGACCATCGGGTTCGTCGCCGTCTTCGGTGTCTTCGGCCTGGTCGTGGCCCCGGTGGCCGGCGCGGTGCAGCGGCAACTGCCCTGGCTGACCATCGGCATGGGCGCGCTGCTCGTCGTGCTGGGCGTCATGGTGCTGCTCGGCCGGCAGCTGCCCGGTCTCGGTGCCGTCGTGTCCCGGGCCCCGGGCAGCGGCACGTCGACGCTGTCCATGGTGGTGTTCGGGATGGCGTACGCGGGGGCCTCGCTGTCCTGCACGATCGCGCCGTTCCTGGCGATCGTGGTGACCAGCCTGCGGGCCGGTTCGGTCACCTCCGGTGTGGCACTGTTCGTCACCTACGCGGCCGGGATGGGCCTGACCGTGGCGGTCGCGGCCGTCGCCGTGGCGCTGGCCCGTGACGGACTGCTGCGCCGGCTCCGCCGCGCCGGCCCGCTGCTGTCGCGCGTCGGTGGGGCGCTGCTGGTCGCCGCCGGCGGTTACGTCGCCTGGTACGGCTGGTACGAGATCCGGGTGCTGGGCGGTGCCGACCCCGGTGACCCGGTCATCGACTCGGCGGCGGTGGTCCAGCGGTGGCTGGCGGACCTGCTCGACCGGGCCGGCCCGGTGACCCTGGCCGGGGTGCTGGTCCTGCTGCTCGTCGTCTCCGGACTGGGCTGGCGGGCCAAGCGCCGCAAACGGTAG
- a CDS encoding MerR family transcriptional regulator: MRIGELAERAGVSTRALRYYEEQGLLVAQRSPAGQRHYPESAVDRVRLIQRLYAADLSSRTIADLMPCVDAKVNTPESRARLAAERARIDARIAELTAARTRLDEVIAAAAHPASACVYQPGPAD; the protein is encoded by the coding sequence GTGCGGATCGGGGAGCTGGCGGAGCGGGCCGGGGTGAGCACGCGGGCGTTGCGCTACTACGAGGAGCAGGGCCTGCTGGTCGCCCAGCGCAGCCCGGCAGGTCAGCGCCACTATCCGGAGTCGGCCGTCGACCGGGTGCGGCTCATCCAACGGCTGTACGCGGCGGACCTGTCCAGCCGTACCATCGCCGACCTGATGCCCTGCGTCGACGCCAAGGTCAACACGCCGGAGTCGCGGGCCCGGCTGGCCGCCGAACGCGCCCGGATCGACGCGCGGATCGCCGAGCTGACCGCGGCCCGCACCCGGCTGGACGAGGTGATCGCCGCCGCCGCGCACCCGGCCAGCGCCTGCGTCTACCAGCCGGGGCCAGCGGACTGA
- a CDS encoding SDR family oxidoreductase, producing MQISGATALVTGANRGIGRHFAAQLLERGAATVYATARRPESVDLPGVRVLRLDITDPDSVAAAAQAAGDVNLLINNAGISTGVDLVGGDLDLIRREMDTHFWGTLAMIRAFAPQLAGGAILNVLSALSWSAYPGAGGYAAAKAAEWNLTNAVRLELAAQQTQVTGLLMAAVDTDMMAGYDVPKSDPAVIAKAALDGLEAGQWEILADAAAGAVKASLAADPREFYRLA from the coding sequence ATGCAGATCTCTGGAGCAACCGCCCTGGTCACCGGGGCCAACCGTGGTATCGGTCGACACTTCGCCGCCCAGCTGCTCGAACGCGGCGCCGCCACGGTGTACGCCACGGCCCGTCGCCCCGAATCCGTCGACCTGCCCGGCGTACGGGTACTGCGGCTGGACATCACCGACCCCGACTCGGTGGCCGCCGCCGCGCAGGCCGCCGGCGACGTCAACCTGCTGATCAACAACGCCGGGATCTCCACCGGTGTGGACCTCGTCGGCGGCGACCTCGACCTGATCCGCCGGGAGATGGACACCCACTTCTGGGGCACCCTCGCCATGATCCGGGCCTTCGCCCCGCAGCTCGCCGGCGGCGCGATCCTCAACGTACTGTCGGCACTGTCCTGGAGCGCCTACCCGGGTGCCGGCGGCTACGCGGCGGCGAAGGCGGCCGAGTGGAACCTCACCAACGCCGTCCGGCTGGAGCTGGCCGCGCAGCAGACCCAGGTCACCGGCCTGCTGATGGCCGCCGTCGACACCGACATGATGGCTGGGTACGACGTACCGAAAAGTGATCCGGCGGTGATCGCGAAGGCTGCCCTCGACGGCCTGGAGGCCGGCCAGTGGGAGATCCTCGCCGATGCGGCGGCCGGTGCGGTCAAGGCGTCGCTCGCCGCCGATCCCCGCGAGTTCTACCGACTGGCGTGA
- a CDS encoding DUF6745 domain-containing protein, whose protein sequence is MTAPVRRDAARTIPNGYADRALAWWRAAEPIRREWLDHGLDTAPADRRTTEDTVARLYARHHRQRPRFHWVDSPHEALPLVAGLPTHDMLHRWVTGRPPPGVPPLVSDLVAGWSRLRSALDDGADHPDLTPPPTTRRRSADRMAGDHRAAGRKAGGRAGDGGMDPPGTRWPLLPPAEAFAAGVPLRVVLRQGIWAALRVSLADGFFLPVRAALAAAGRPVPSAWYGQQDAYWVAYHDVLRRLGLARYRPADEAQFDEWVTLARCAGWWWPGERTCVLVDRPVVLRTERVPGGLHDERRLARDGAPPIAYRDGWTPSSRAQPG, encoded by the coding sequence ATGACCGCGCCCGTGCGGCGTGACGCCGCCCGCACCATCCCCAACGGCTACGCCGATCGTGCCCTCGCCTGGTGGCGGGCGGCCGAACCGATCCGGCGCGAATGGCTCGACCACGGACTCGACACCGCGCCGGCCGACCGTCGCACCACAGAGGACACCGTAGCCCGCCTCTACGCCCGGCACCACCGGCAGCGGCCCCGGTTCCACTGGGTCGACTCACCACACGAGGCATTGCCGCTGGTGGCCGGCCTGCCCACCCACGACATGCTGCACCGTTGGGTCACCGGTCGGCCGCCGCCGGGCGTACCGCCGCTGGTCAGCGACCTCGTCGCCGGGTGGTCCCGGCTGCGCAGCGCGTTGGACGACGGCGCCGACCATCCTGACCTGACCCCGCCGCCGACGACCCGTCGCCGGTCGGCCGACCGCATGGCCGGCGACCACCGGGCAGCCGGTCGCAAGGCCGGCGGCAGAGCCGGTGACGGCGGGATGGACCCGCCAGGGACCCGCTGGCCGCTGCTGCCACCGGCCGAGGCGTTCGCCGCCGGTGTCCCACTGCGGGTCGTGCTGCGCCAGGGCATCTGGGCAGCACTGCGGGTCAGTCTCGCCGACGGGTTCTTCCTGCCGGTTCGCGCGGCGCTCGCCGCAGCGGGTCGGCCGGTGCCCAGTGCCTGGTACGGCCAGCAGGACGCGTACTGGGTCGCGTACCACGACGTGCTGCGCCGCCTCGGTCTGGCCCGTTACCGCCCGGCGGACGAGGCACAGTTCGACGAGTGGGTGACGCTGGCCCGCTGCGCCGGCTGGTGGTGGCCGGGGGAGCGGACCTGTGTGCTCGTCGACCGGCCGGTGGTGCTCCGTACCGAACGGGTGCCGGGTGGTCTGCACGACGAACGCCGGCTGGCGCGCGACGGTGCGCCGCCGATCGCGTACCGCGACGGCTGGACTCCGTCGTCGCGGGCCCAGCCAGGCTGA
- a CDS encoding DUF4360 domain-containing protein — protein sequence MKKILVGTRHGFLAALGAVLALSLATPAHAVPVATPNAPDSDITVEVLAANGSGCSPGTAVVSAHPDKSGFRIRYFDFMASAGRGVDATASRKNCQLGVLVKVPAGWTFAVAAADYRGRARIPAGATGRQRTHYYWQGSSESSRTEATFGGPYNSYWSTEDVAPVLYYLPCGQQRVLNINTELRVDAGTASGVASMSMTTTEGDVDTLFNLKWEQC from the coding sequence ATGAAGAAAATCCTCGTCGGCACGAGACACGGGTTCCTCGCCGCGCTCGGTGCGGTTCTCGCGCTGTCCCTGGCCACACCGGCCCACGCGGTGCCTGTCGCCACCCCCAACGCGCCGGACAGCGACATCACCGTCGAGGTGCTGGCCGCCAACGGCTCCGGGTGCTCCCCCGGCACCGCCGTCGTCAGCGCCCACCCCGACAAGTCCGGGTTCCGGATCCGCTACTTCGACTTCATGGCCAGCGCCGGACGCGGCGTCGACGCGACCGCCAGCCGGAAGAACTGCCAGCTGGGCGTCCTGGTCAAGGTGCCGGCCGGCTGGACCTTCGCGGTCGCCGCCGCCGACTACCGGGGCCGTGCCCGGATCCCCGCCGGCGCGACCGGTCGCCAGCGCACCCACTACTACTGGCAGGGCTCGTCGGAGAGCAGCCGCACCGAGGCGACCTTCGGTGGCCCGTACAACAGCTACTGGTCCACCGAGGACGTCGCACCGGTGCTCTACTACCTGCCCTGCGGCCAGCAGCGGGTGCTGAACATCAACACCGAGCTGCGGGTCGACGCCGGCACCGCTTCCGGGGTGGCCAGCATGTCGATGACGACCACCGAGGGCGACGTCGACACTCTGTTCAACCTCAAGTGGGAGCAGTGCTGA
- a CDS encoding DUF4360 domain-containing protein, which translates to MRKLLTRGGVVLALLASSLIVGAPASARGVMDNPPPDQVVIDLVAMAGSGCRPGTADVAVSPDNTAFTTIYSDYLVQAGPGIPVTDGRRNCQLNVLVHAPAGYTFAVVKVDYRGYGLLNRGAIATQRANYYFQGMTQSTFSNHPIAAPLDDNWMVSDEVPIASVVWHPCGEKRNLNINTELRLSKGSSTDVSFLTMDSTDGSIETMYHLAWQPCP; encoded by the coding sequence ATGCGTAAACTGCTGACGCGTGGCGGTGTGGTGCTTGCACTGCTCGCCTCGTCACTGATCGTGGGGGCACCCGCGTCCGCCCGGGGCGTCATGGACAACCCACCCCCCGACCAGGTCGTCATCGACCTGGTCGCGATGGCCGGTTCCGGGTGCCGGCCGGGCACCGCCGATGTGGCGGTCTCGCCGGACAACACCGCCTTCACCACGATCTACAGCGACTACCTGGTCCAGGCCGGCCCTGGCATCCCGGTCACCGACGGGCGCCGCAACTGCCAGCTGAACGTGCTGGTGCACGCCCCGGCCGGCTACACCTTCGCCGTCGTCAAGGTGGACTACCGGGGGTACGGCCTGCTCAACCGGGGTGCCATCGCCACGCAACGGGCAAACTACTACTTCCAGGGCATGACCCAGAGCACGTTCAGCAACCACCCGATCGCCGCACCGCTGGACGACAACTGGATGGTCTCCGACGAGGTCCCGATCGCCTCGGTGGTCTGGCACCCCTGTGGTGAGAAGCGCAACCTCAACATCAACACCGAGCTGCGGCTGAGCAAGGGTTCGTCGACGGACGTCAGCTTCCTGACGATGGACTCGACCGACGGCAGCATCGAGACGATGTACCACCTCGCCTGGCAGCCATGCCCGTGA
- a CDS encoding GPP34 family phosphoprotein, with translation MLLADEFFLLAHHDVTGRPRLHPRAVGLGLASAVLAELVTVGAVAVDAGQIWVVNPAAPADALGRSAIRLLLDEPEHTALRIWLTVLSERAPTHVAHRLVAGGVVQAEQSRRLLRSRTVYVPVDMNTAAWPWARLSMRLRRGEPLTEPDLFLAGLSVETGLDTYLLDGAPPEASRHLASLLRSLRPDLRSLLRHTGAAVGNAVLSGRA, from the coding sequence GTGCTGCTCGCCGATGAGTTCTTCCTGCTCGCCCACCACGATGTCACGGGCCGACCCCGACTGCACCCCCGCGCGGTCGGGCTCGGCCTGGCCAGCGCGGTCCTCGCCGAACTCGTCACCGTCGGGGCGGTCGCCGTCGACGCCGGCCAGATCTGGGTGGTGAACCCGGCCGCGCCGGCCGACGCCCTGGGCCGATCCGCGATCCGGCTGCTGCTCGACGAACCGGAGCACACCGCGCTGCGGATCTGGCTGACCGTACTCTCCGAGCGGGCACCCACCCATGTGGCGCACCGCCTCGTCGCCGGCGGAGTGGTCCAGGCCGAGCAGAGCCGCCGACTGCTGCGCAGCCGCACCGTCTACGTACCGGTGGACATGAACACCGCCGCCTGGCCCTGGGCCCGGCTGTCGATGCGGCTGCGCCGTGGTGAGCCGCTCACCGAGCCGGACCTGTTTCTCGCCGGCCTGTCGGTCGAGACCGGCCTGGACACCTACCTGCTCGACGGGGCACCACCCGAGGCGAGCCGGCACCTCGCCAGCCTGCTGCGGAGCCTGCGCCCGGACCTGCGAAGCCTGCTGCGCCACACCGGCGCGGCGGTCGGCAACGCGGTCCTGTCCGGCCGCGCCTGA
- a CDS encoding GNAT family N-acetyltransferase: MNATMPATTVRDATPDDIPQAATLLTEAFLIAPVSQWLVTDIDARVTTFRTLFTLELEHALDVGATVHVAGPLSAVAIWYRRERPAPTGQVTIHQRRMLLAAGIWQHRVAALDALLDQHRPETPHHYLAYLGVTPWLQGRGIGTALLRHQHQLLDAAAEPAYLEATTPRNRGLYQRHGYAAAEPIPLPDGPSVWPMWRAPRPRDGRPASR, from the coding sequence ATGAACGCGACCATGCCCGCGACGACCGTCCGCGACGCCACACCCGACGACATTCCGCAGGCGGCGACGCTGCTCACCGAGGCTTTCCTGATCGCACCGGTGTCCCAGTGGCTCGTCACCGACATCGACGCGCGGGTCACCACCTTCCGGACGCTCTTCACCCTCGAACTCGAACACGCCCTCGATGTCGGAGCCACGGTGCACGTCGCCGGCCCGCTGAGCGCCGTGGCGATCTGGTACCGCCGGGAACGACCGGCGCCGACCGGCCAGGTCACCATCCACCAGCGACGGATGCTGCTCGCCGCCGGGATCTGGCAGCACCGGGTCGCTGCGCTGGACGCCCTGCTCGACCAGCACCGCCCGGAGACACCGCACCACTATCTGGCGTACCTCGGGGTCACCCCCTGGCTGCAGGGCCGGGGCATCGGCACCGCCCTGCTGCGCCACCAGCACCAGCTGCTCGACGCCGCCGCCGAACCGGCGTACCTGGAAGCCACCACCCCCCGCAACCGGGGCCTCTACCAACGCCACGGCTACGCCGCAGCCGAGCCGATCCCACTGCCCGACGGCCCGTCGGTCTGGCCGATGTGGCGCGCACCCCGCCCCCGGGACGGTCGGCCCGCCTCACGGTGA
- a CDS encoding YcnI family protein — protein sequence MHSTLRQVARLGAVAALAGGAVLLASAPAAAHVTVTPTVTTANSYTVLTVSVPHGCDGSSTTKVAIQIPEPINAVTPTINQGWTVEKVMAELDPPVTDSHGNELTERVAEIVYTAKTPLPEGHRDVFELSLKLPDAAGERLVFPSIQTCEQGETAWAQVPADGEDGEDLEHPAPWFVITAAEEAPAADGDDTVPAALTTTDSTTDTGPTSLLGWIGLILGLLGFIAGALALHRTRKAA from the coding sequence ATGCACTCCACCCTTCGCCAGGTCGCGCGCCTCGGTGCCGTCGCCGCCCTCGCCGGCGGCGCGGTGCTGCTCGCCAGCGCACCGGCGGCGGCCCACGTCACCGTCACGCCGACGGTGACCACCGCCAACTCCTACACCGTGCTGACCGTGTCGGTGCCGCACGGCTGCGACGGCTCGTCGACCACCAAGGTCGCCATTCAGATCCCCGAGCCGATCAACGCGGTGACGCCGACGATCAATCAGGGCTGGACCGTCGAGAAGGTGATGGCCGAACTCGACCCACCGGTCACCGACAGCCACGGCAACGAGCTGACCGAGCGGGTGGCCGAGATCGTCTACACCGCCAAGACCCCGCTGCCCGAGGGACACCGGGACGTCTTCGAACTGTCCCTGAAGCTGCCCGACGCTGCCGGGGAGCGCCTGGTCTTCCCATCGATCCAGACCTGCGAACAGGGTGAGACGGCGTGGGCGCAGGTGCCGGCGGACGGCGAGGACGGTGAGGACCTGGAGCACCCGGCACCCTGGTTCGTGATCACCGCCGCCGAGGAGGCGCCGGCCGCCGACGGCGACGACACCGTACCGGCCGCCCTCACCACCACCGACTCCACCACCGACACCGGCCCCACCTCGCTGCTCGGCTGGATCGGGCTGATCCTCGGCCTGCTCGGGTTCATCGCCGGTGCCCTCGCCCTGCACCGGACGAGGAAGGCAGCCTAG